The following DNA comes from Falsibacillus albus.
TGCTGAATGAAGGAAAGCTTTCCTGCGAATACGCGACGCCATATGAGGCGCAGGACTTTCTATACCGTGCACCCGCGCGATGCATGAACTCCCGCTCTACAGCCTGGGAGAGACAAGTTCATTTATAAAAAAAGCAATTGATGAAGAGTTTGTTCAGGTTTGAGAGGAAAAGGCAAGGGGATGAGTCCTCTTGCTTTTTTTTATTTGAGCGAGAAGAGTATTGATGTGATTTAGAAATTAATGGATAATTGTTGGTGAAATGATATCCAGTCCGGAAATGTAAGATCATCCTTTCGAGGAGAAAAATGTAAGATGATCCTTTCGAGGAGAAAAATGTAAGATCAGCCTTTCGAGGAGAAAGAGGTAGTGATATGGAAATAAAGAATAAGAGAGTTTTAGTAACCGGGATTACAGGTACACTTGGAAAAAGTGTGGCGATGCGTTTAATGGAAGAAGCGGAGGAAGTAAGGGGGCTTGTGAGAAATACAATTTATCCTGAAACATATAAAGGATTGACCGTAGTTCAGGGAGATCTATCAAATAAAGATTCATTACTAGAAGCCTTAAGAAATATCGATATTGTGGTACATTGTGCAGCGTACTTGGGTGATGACTTAGAGGAAGCCATGAAATCAAATGTGGTTGGTGTTGAAAATTTGGCAAGTGCTTCATTAGAAATGGGTGTGCAGAAATTCATCCATATCTCCACGGTATCTGTTTATGGTGAACCAAATCAAGGGCACATAAGCGAAGCTCATCCTATAGTACAAGCCCACGAAGAACCTTACATTCACACAAAAGATCAATCTGAACATATTTTAAGAAAATATGTGGAGAAAGGTCTCGATGTGGTTATGTTAAGACCAGGTTCAATTTGTGCAGAGGAAAACTCTTATTGGGGGGACAGACAGGTTGATAGAATGATAAAAGCTGATGTAGTAGATTGGGTGCATCCTGAAGATATGATCGCTTGGATACATACTGATAATTTAGCTGAACTAATTCATTTAGTGATTAGAAAAGCAAAAAGTGGAGAAGTTTTTAATGCCATTGATGGCAACTTTCCTGAAATGGAATTCCGTCAGAAAATAATCAAGACTTTAGGAAAGAACCAAAAGATACCGAATAGAGATGTAGAGCGTCCGATCTATTCTAACAAAAAAATTATGGACCTAGGTTATAATCCAACAAAAACATTTGCTGAAACAATATCAAACTTAGAAAATATGGCTGCCAAGAGTAAATAACAGCACAACTTACTCAAGAAAAATTAAAAGTATATTTAAAGTAACAGAATTTCTTGTTTTACTATATGGCGCATTAGCTGAAGTGACCTTCGTTTAAGGGCAGGATAATGGATAAGAAATAAAGGAGGAGGTACTGGTGGAGTTAGTATTTATTAGACACGGACAAGGAGAACACACATTGGATTTACCAGCGAGTTTACAAATTCAAGACCCTGCTTTAACTAGACAAGGTGCATTTCAAGCCGAATCACTTCAAACTCAAATTACTCCAACTGAAAGAGATATTATAGTCATCAGTCCTGTTAGAAGAACATTACAGACAGCATACATTTTAAGCGAAGGCATAAGGTGCAGAAAAATCGTGAGCCCACTCGTTTCACCAAGAATGTTTCCTCAGAACCCAGAGTGGAAAACACTCCCTTGTGATAAGGTTTTAAATAAGAAAGTGATTAAAGAAGAGTTTCCGGGATTCACTATTGAAGAGGGCCTTTCAGAAGAGCTGTGGACTTCTGGAATCAATACAATGGCTGAACAAGAATTTAATGTACTTGCACAAACTTTTCTTGATTGGTGTAAAAGCCAAAGTGTTGAGCGTATATACGT
Coding sequences within:
- a CDS encoding NAD-dependent epimerase/dehydratase family protein encodes the protein MEIKNKRVLVTGITGTLGKSVAMRLMEEAEEVRGLVRNTIYPETYKGLTVVQGDLSNKDSLLEALRNIDIVVHCAAYLGDDLEEAMKSNVVGVENLASASLEMGVQKFIHISTVSVYGEPNQGHISEAHPIVQAHEEPYIHTKDQSEHILRKYVEKGLDVVMLRPGSICAEENSYWGDRQVDRMIKADVVDWVHPEDMIAWIHTDNLAELIHLVIRKAKSGEVFNAIDGNFPEMEFRQKIIKTLGKNQKIPNRDVERPIYSNKKIMDLGYNPTKTFAETISNLENMAAKSK
- a CDS encoding histidine phosphatase family protein; protein product: MELVFIRHGQGEHTLDLPASLQIQDPALTRQGAFQAESLQTQITPTERDIIVISPVRRTLQTAYILSEGIRCRKIVSPLVSPRMFPQNPEWKTLPCDKVLNKKVIKEEFPGFTIEEGLSEELWTSGINTMAEQEFNVLAQTFLDWCKSQSVERIYVVSHDGTITSYRQFIVGKKLTRKDFLKDAGWIKQSC